Proteins encoded by one window of Deinococcus radiodurans R1 = ATCC 13939 = DSM 20539:
- a CDS encoding fluoride efflux transporter FluC, translated as MSFPLWLWLALGGAVGAVCRQAAVLLLAPLVARTGFPAAVLLINVLGSFLLGLTLALTGRGVWPEAVRMTFGTGVLGAFTTFSTFSTELDGLLLRGQGGLALAYAALSVGLGLTAAVAGRVLGARL; from the coding sequence ATGTCGTTTCCCCTCTGGCTCTGGCTGGCGCTCGGCGGCGCGGTTGGGGCGGTGTGCCGTCAGGCGGCGGTGCTGTTGCTCGCGCCGCTGGTGGCCCGCACGGGGTTTCCGGCGGCGGTGCTGCTCATCAACGTGCTGGGCTCGTTTCTGCTTGGGCTGACGCTGGCGCTAACCGGGCGCGGCGTGTGGCCCGAAGCGGTGCGGATGACCTTCGGCACCGGGGTGCTGGGGGCGTTTACCACCTTCTCGACCTTTTCCACCGAGCTCGATGGCCTGTTGCTGCGCGGTCAGGGCGGATTGGCGCTCGCCTACGCAGCTCTCAGCGTGGGCCTGGGGCTGACGGCGGCAGTGGCAGGCCGGGTGCTGGGAGCGCGGCTGTGA
- the xseA gene encoding exodeoxyribonuclease VII large subunit, which translates to MTEPDSKPKKGRAGRKKAEPVRPPEQFLELAELLDYVGQVIARGVPGGVWVRAEIASLTDRRHLYLDLVQAGEGGAGGVGEVAKCRATVWARERFALEAKFRGATSGATLSAGLKVLLFGTAEFHPQYGFSFNVLDISPEYTLGDAALRLEAMRAELVAEGSYGLNRLLPVPTDFARVAVIAPREAAGLGDFRREADPLEAAGLVEFHYLEATFQGREAGASLLRAVAAARELHQEKALDALFVIRGGGAVTDLAWLNDLELARALATFPAPVVTGLGHARDDTLPDEVACLRTDTPSKAAAYLVRTVVNAAAQAQEAARTIRAEAARVLVEAEAAAAWARDRALSSAVRRVDAAAAEVDALMRQALGLTPQRTLARGYALVRDAAGQPVTRAAGARAGEPLTLEWSDGSVPVRVE; encoded by the coding sequence GTGACCGAGCCGGACAGCAAACCGAAAAAGGGCCGTGCGGGCCGCAAGAAAGCCGAGCCGGTGCGCCCGCCCGAGCAGTTTCTGGAACTCGCCGAACTGCTCGACTATGTGGGGCAGGTCATCGCGCGCGGGGTGCCCGGCGGCGTGTGGGTGCGCGCCGAAATCGCCTCGTTGACCGACCGGCGGCACCTGTACCTCGACCTCGTGCAGGCGGGCGAGGGCGGCGCGGGCGGGGTTGGTGAGGTCGCCAAGTGCCGCGCGACGGTATGGGCCCGCGAACGCTTTGCGCTGGAGGCTAAGTTCCGGGGGGCGACGAGCGGCGCGACGCTGAGCGCCGGTCTAAAGGTGCTGCTCTTCGGCACCGCCGAGTTTCACCCGCAGTACGGCTTTTCCTTCAACGTGCTCGACATCTCCCCCGAGTACACGCTGGGCGACGCAGCGCTGCGGCTCGAAGCCATGCGCGCCGAACTCGTGGCAGAGGGCAGCTACGGCCTCAACCGCCTGCTGCCGGTGCCCACTGACTTCGCGCGGGTGGCGGTCATCGCTCCCAGGGAAGCGGCGGGCCTGGGCGACTTCCGGCGCGAAGCCGACCCGCTGGAAGCCGCCGGGCTGGTGGAGTTTCATTACCTCGAAGCGACCTTTCAGGGCCGCGAGGCGGGGGCGAGCCTGCTGCGGGCGGTGGCAGCGGCGCGCGAACTCCACCAGGAGAAGGCTCTCGATGCCCTGTTCGTCATTCGCGGTGGGGGCGCCGTCACCGACCTCGCGTGGCTCAACGACCTGGAACTGGCCCGCGCCCTGGCGACTTTTCCCGCGCCGGTGGTCACAGGTTTAGGGCACGCCCGCGACGACACCCTGCCCGACGAGGTGGCCTGCCTGCGGACCGACACGCCGAGCAAGGCCGCCGCGTACCTCGTCCGCACGGTGGTCAACGCCGCCGCGCAGGCGCAGGAGGCCGCCCGCACCATCCGCGCCGAGGCCGCCCGCGTGCTGGTCGAGGCTGAAGCTGCCGCTGCGTGGGCGCGTGACCGGGCACTGTCGAGCGCGGTGCGCCGGGTAGACGCCGCCGCCGCCGAGGTGGACGCCCTGATGCGCCAGGCGCTCGGCCTGACCCCGCAGCGCACCCTGGCGCGGGGCTACGCGCTCGTCCGCGACGCGGCGGGGCAGCCGGTCACGCGGGCGGCGGGGGCACGGGCGGGCGAGCCGCTCACCCTGGAATGGAGCGACGGCAGCGTGCCGGTGCGGGTGGAATAA
- a CDS encoding enoyl-CoA hydratase/isomerase family protein yields MDTTQLTAPGAYPGLAVTLHDGGILEIVIRNEKTLNSVDRRGHAALTHIWRDIDAASGVRCVLIRGEGRGFSSGGDFELIEEMASDFTALARVWKEARDLVYNVVNCGKPVVSAIHGPCVGAGLAVALLADVSVAAKSARILDGHVQLGVAAGDHAAIIWPLLCGLNKAKYHLLTGESVSGEEAERIGLVSLCVPDEELLDRAWAVARKLAAGSPTAVRWTKYALNNWLRAMGPTFDASLALEFLGFTGPDIHEGLAAKRERREPRFMEDAPI; encoded by the coding sequence ATGGACACAACCCAGCTCACGGCGCCCGGCGCATATCCCGGCCTCGCGGTCACGCTGCATGACGGCGGCATCCTCGAAATCGTCATCCGCAACGAGAAGACGCTCAACAGCGTGGACCGGCGTGGGCACGCGGCGCTCACGCACATCTGGCGCGACATAGACGCGGCGTCCGGCGTGCGCTGCGTGCTCATTCGTGGCGAGGGCCGGGGCTTTTCGTCGGGCGGGGACTTTGAACTTATCGAGGAAATGGCGAGCGACTTCACCGCGCTCGCCCGAGTCTGGAAAGAAGCCCGTGACCTCGTGTACAACGTGGTCAACTGCGGCAAGCCGGTGGTGAGCGCCATCCACGGTCCCTGCGTGGGCGCGGGGCTGGCGGTGGCCCTGCTCGCCGACGTGAGCGTGGCGGCCAAAAGTGCCCGGATTCTCGACGGACACGTGCAGCTCGGCGTGGCGGCGGGCGACCACGCGGCGATTATCTGGCCGCTGCTATGCGGGCTGAACAAGGCCAAGTACCACCTGCTGACCGGCGAAAGCGTGAGCGGCGAGGAAGCCGAGCGCATCGGGCTGGTCAGTCTGTGCGTGCCCGACGAAGAACTGCTCGACCGGGCGTGGGCGGTGGCACGCAAGCTGGCGGCAGGCAGCCCCACCGCCGTGCGCTGGACCAAATACGCCCTGAACAACTGGCTCCGGGCGATGGGGCCGACCTTCGACGCCTCGCTTGCGCTCGAATTCCTGGGCTTTACCGGCCCGGATATTCATGAGGGGCTGGCGGCCAAGCGCGAGCGGCGGGAGCCGAGGTTTATGGAGGACGCGCCGATTTAG
- a CDS encoding SanA/YdcF family protein: MKTRIRWRRWAAGGVGALLAGVLLPQIVVPLAAWGRTFDRPEDLPARHVGLVLGTSKYLASGRVNRYYLYRIDAAEAAYKAGKVRVLLLSGDNSSVSYDEPTTMKEDLLERGIPAEQLVLDYAGFRTLDSVVRAAEVFGTRQFTLISQPFHNERAIFLARTRGLDAAALNARDVTGRSGLKVQGREVLARVKAVLDVLRGKGPKFLGEPVDVPE; this comes from the coding sequence GTGAAGACTCGCATTCGTTGGCGGCGCTGGGCCGCAGGAGGGGTGGGGGCGCTCCTCGCGGGCGTGCTGCTGCCGCAAATCGTGGTGCCGCTCGCCGCGTGGGGCCGGACCTTCGACCGCCCGGAAGACCTCCCGGCGCGGCACGTCGGGCTGGTGCTGGGGACGAGCAAATATCTGGCGAGCGGGCGCGTGAACCGCTATTACCTCTACCGCATCGACGCCGCCGAGGCCGCGTACAAAGCGGGCAAAGTGCGGGTGCTGCTGCTCAGCGGCGACAACAGCAGCGTGTCTTACGACGAGCCGACCACCATGAAAGAAGACCTGCTGGAGCGCGGTATTCCCGCCGAGCAGTTGGTCCTCGACTACGCGGGCTTCCGTACCCTCGACAGTGTGGTCCGCGCCGCCGAGGTCTTCGGCACCCGGCAGTTCACCCTCATCAGCCAGCCGTTTCACAACGAGCGCGCCATTTTCCTCGCCCGCACACGCGGCCTCGACGCTGCCGCGCTCAACGCCCGCGACGTGACCGGGCGCAGCGGCCTGAAGGTGCAGGGCCGTGAGGTGCTCGCCCGCGTCAAGGCCGTGCTGGACGTGCTGCGCGGCAAAGGGCCGAAATTCCTGGGCGAGCCGGTGGACGTGCCGGAGTAG